Proteins found in one Anopheles aquasalis chromosome 3, idAnoAquaMG_Q_19, whole genome shotgun sequence genomic segment:
- the LOC126577244 gene encoding aldo-keto reductase family 1 member B1-like has protein sequence MASKVPRVTLNNGQTIPILGLGTWGSPPGEVAQAVKDAIDIGYRHIDCAHVYQNEHEVGEGVKAKIEEGVVKREELFLTSKLWNTFHRPDLVEGACRETLKNLGVEYLDLYLIHWPMAYREDGPLFPQDDNGKTAYSDVDYVDTYKALEKLVGLGLVKSIGISNFNSKQVERVLAAATIKPVTNQVECHPYLNQSKLSPFCVERGLVITAYSPLGSPNRPWAKPEDPQLMEDPKIVSLAKKYGKTAAQILIRYQIQRGHVVIPKSVTKSRIASNFDVFDFELSKDDVAQIDSFDCNGRLVPITSAAGHPHHPFENDEF, from the exons ATGGCATCGAAAGTCCCACGCGTCACGCTCAACAATGGCCAGACCATCCCCATTCTCGGACTCGGAACTTGGGGC TCTCCCCCCGGTGAGGTGGCCCAGGCTGTGAAGGATGCGATCGACATCGGTTACCGGCACATCGACTGTGCCCACGTCTACCAGAACGAGCACGAAGTAGGCGAGGGGGTGAAGGCAAAGATCGAAGAAGGCGTAGTGAAGCGCGAGGAGCTGTTCCTCACGAGCAAACTGTGGAACACCTTCCACCGGCCCGACCTGGTCGAGGGTGCATGCCGCGAGACGCTGAAGAACCTCGGTGTCGAGTATCTCGATCTCTACCTGATCCACTGGCCGATGGCGTACCGTGAGGATGGGCCGCTGTTCCCGCAGGACGATAACGGCAAGACGGCCTACTCCGACGTGGATTATGTCGATACGTACAAAGCGCTGGAGAAGCTGGTCGGTCTCGGGCTGGtcaaatcgatcggcatcTCAAACTTCAACTCGAAGCAGGTCGAACGGGTGCTGGCGGCGGCCACCATCAAACCGGTCACGAATCAGGTCGAATGCCACCCGTACCTGAACCAAAGCAAACTGTCACCGTTCTGTGTGGAGCGTGGTCTCGTCATTACAGCGTACAGCCCACTCGGTTCACCGAACCGCCCCTGGGCTAAGCCCGAAGATCCGCAGCTGATGGAAGACCCGAAGATTGTGTCGTTGGCGAAGAAGTACGGCAAAACGGCAGCCCAGATCCTGATCCGCTACCAGATCCAGCGTGGCCACGTGGTGATCCCGAAATCGGTGACCAAGTCACGCATTGCCTCGAACTTTGATGTGTTCGATTTCGAGCTGAGCAAGGACGATGTGGCTCAGATCGATTCGTTCGACTGTAACGGCCGGCTGGTGCCGATCACGAG TGCTGCCGGACATCCGCACCATCCGTTCGAGAACGACGAGTTCTAA